DNA sequence from the Prosthecobacter sp. SYSU 5D2 genome:
AACCAGCGCAAGCTGCTGCTCAACGGCATCCTTTGGACCAGCAAGCTAGACGTGCCTGAAAAGGGAATGGACTCCCAAACGACGCCCGAGGCCCTCGCCAAAAACTGGGACCGCAAAGTCTTCCTGAAGAAGCCCGCCAAAGCCGTGAAATAACGTCGCCATTCATGAAACTCCTCTCCCGCCTCCTGCTGACCTCCCTGGTGCTCGGCCTCTGCGCCTGCAAACCCACCTCCCCAGAATCCTCAACGCCAGGAAAACCCAAGATCGCCCTGGTGATGAAATCCCTGGCCAATGAGTTTTTCAGCAACATGGCCGAAGGGGCCAAGAAGCACCAGGCCGCCCACAGCGACGAGTACGAACTTTTGGTTGGCGGCATCAAGAATGAAACCGACCTCACCGAGCAGGTGAACCTGGTGGAACAAATGACCGCGCAGGGAGCCAAGGCCATCGTCATTGCTCCTGCAGATTCCAAAGCCTTGATCCCCGCCCTCAAACGTGCGCAGCAGGCCGGTGTACTCGTCATCAACATAGACAACAAGCTGGATGCCGAAGTCCTGAAACAGGCTGAATTGTCCGTGCCCTTCGTCGGCCCGGACAACCGCGAAGGCGCAAAGCGAGTGGGCGAAGTCCTGGCCAAAAAGCTGCCCGCCGGGGCAGAAGTCGCCATCATCGAAGGCGTCACCACCGCCTTCAATGGGCAGCAGCGCCGAGCCGGTTTTGAAGATGCCATGAAGGCCGCCGGCATGAACATCGTGGCCGTGCAGAGCGGCCAGTGGGAAATGGAAAAAGCCAGCAACATAGCCTCCGGCATCCTCAGTGCCCATCCCAATGTCAAAGCCCTCCTCTGCGCCAATGACAACATGGCCCTCGGTGCCGCTGCCGCGGTGCAGTCCGCAGGCAAAACCGGCCAGGTCCTCATCGTCGGATTCGACAACATCAGCGCTTTGAAACCTCTCCTCACCGATGGCCGCGTGACCGCCACGGCGGATCAACACGCCGACCAGCTCGCCGTCTTCGGCATCGAAGCCGCCCTGAAGGTGATCCAAGGTGGCGCCTCACCTGAAGACCAGACCACGACGGTGGATGTCATCGAAAAATAATTTTGCGGCAGTCACCCCGACGTCATGAACCTGCGCCGCTGGACTGACTTCCTCGTGCTCCTGGCCGTCTGGGCAGGCATGATCCTGCTCTTCGGTCTCCTGCGGGACAGCTTTTTCAGCGCGGCCACACTTGGCTCGGTGGCCAACCGCATTCCGGCTCTGGCCCTGGTCGCTACGGGCATGACATTGGTGATGGTGACGGGTGGCATTGACCTCTCGGTTGGCTCTGTGCTGGGTCTTTGTGGAGCCGTGGTAGGTGTCGTGATGGCGGACTGGCAATGGGGTCTGCCTGGCGCACTGCTGGCCAGTCTTGTCGTGGGCACTCTTGTAGGTAGCATCAATGGAGTCGTCAGCGTGAAGCTGCGGCTGCCTTCCTTCATCGTCACCCTCGGCATGCTGGAGATCGCCCGGGGGCTGGCGTTCCTGACCACGGATTCGCAGACCAAATACATTGGTGCGCCGGTGGAATCTCTCGGCGCGCCCATCGGCGGCTGGGTGATCTCCCCGGCTTTCATCATCGCACTGATCGTCGTGGCCTGCGGCCAGATCATGCTTTCACACATGGCGTTAGGCCGCCACCTGCTGGCCATCGGTGCCAACCGCGAAGCCGCCCTCATCTCAGGCGTCCCGGTGGACCGTCCGCGCATCCTTGCCCATGCCCTGTTAGGCACGCTCACAGGCCTGGCGGCGGTCTTCAACTGCTCCCGCCTGGGCTCAGCCGATCCTAATGCAGGCATCGGCTTTGAACTCTCCGCCATCGCCGCCGTGGTTGTCGGTGGTACCAGCCTCATGGGTGGGCGCGGTTCCGTGATCAAGAGTCTCCTCGGCGTCCTCATCATCGCCACCCTGGAAGCCGGACTGGTCCAGATCGGAGCCTCTGAACCCATCAAACGCGTCGTGACCGGAGCCGTCATCGTCGCCGCCGTCCTGGCCGATGGCTGGCGCAGGAAATAATGGAGATCATGAAAACCAAAAAGACCTCAAGCTCATCTGCCAAGCAGCAAGGTTACAAACACCTTGTTACTGCGATTACCCGGCTCAGCCTTAAGATGTCACACCGGGTGGCTTCCGTCGCCAATCAGGGACTGGTGCTGCGTAACTGGACCGTCGGTGCCTACATCGTGGAGTTTGAGCAAGGCGGTGCAGACCGGGCCAAATATGGAGAGCGCTTGTTGGAAAAACTGGCTGAGGATTTGGCGAAGAAAAACCTCAGAGGGCTGGATGAGAGAACCCTCCGTCACTGCCGCGCCTTTAGCCAAATGTATCCTCAGCTTCGTTTTTCCCTGAACCCTCAATGGACAGATCAATTGTCGAAAGACCCGGTTGTTAAAATCCTTGCATCCATAGACGACCCAAAACTTTTGGAGATTCGGTGTCCGGCAGACCCCGAATTAAAACAGCCCATTCGGGGTCCACTGGTTCCCGAATTGCCGACTCTCTTGCCTACGGAATTTGTAATCGAACTTGGCTGGGCCAAGCTGCTGGAATTCATGCGGATCAGCGATCCTTGGAAACGCGCGTTTTATGAAAATCAGTGCCTTTCTGAAAAGTGGTCAAAACGCGAACTCCAGCGCCAGATCGAAAGCTTGCTCTATGAGCGCACCGGCCTTTCCACACACAAAAAGGCGGTGATAGAGCGAGCACGGAAGCAAGCAGGCTCCGCCGCTCCGGAATCAATCGCGGAGCTGATGCGCGATCCCTACATTCTGGAGTTTACCGGACTCGCAGAACGTCCAGAATACAGCGAGAATGATCTGGAATCTGCCCTGCTGGACCACCTTCAGCGCTTCCTGCTGGAACTGGGCAACGGATTCTGTTTCGAGGCACGCCAGTTCCGCATGACCGAGGGACGCAAACATCACCGGGTGGACCTGGTCTTTTATCATCGCGTTCTGCGATGCCATGTACTGTTGGATCTCAAAACGCGGGCATTCAAACCGGAGGATGCCGGACAGATGAACTTTTATCTGAACTGGTTCAAAGCCCGGATGAAGCAGGAAACGGATATTCCCCCTGTCGGCATCCTACTCTGCACTGACAAAGAAGGCACCGAAGTAGAATTCGCCACCGCAGGCATGGATCAGAAGCTCTTCGTCTCACGTTATCTCACCGCCTTGCCAACGGCAGACCAGCTCAAAAACCTCGTCGAAGCCGACCGTGCACAAATGCAACCTAAGTCTGACCGCAGACGACCTTTATAAACCACCCCCTGATCCCTCTTCAATGCAACACATCCTTCTCACCCTCCTTCTAACCACGGCTCTCTGCCACGCAGCCCCGGTCAAACTTATCTTTGACACCGACATGGGCAATGACGTGGATGATGCCATGGCCCTGGCCATGATCCACAACCTGCAAAAACGCGGAGCCTGTGAGCTCCTGGCCGTCACCATCACCAAAGATCATCCCCAGGCGGCCTCCTTTGTGGATGCTGTGAACACCTTTTATGGCTATCCCGACGTGCCCATCGGCGTCGTCCGCAATGGCGTCACGCCTGAGCCGGGCAAATACAATCTCATTGCCGACCAGAAGAATGCTGACGGCACCTTTCGTTATCCGCATGATCTCCTCAGCGGCACCGATGCACCGGAGGCCGTGGGCCTGCTGCGCAAGGTCCTGGCCGCCCAGCCGGACCAGTCCGTGGCGTTGACCCAGGTGGGTTTCTTCACCAATTTTGTCCGCCTTCTGGACTCAAAACCCGATGACCACTCTCCTCTCAGCGGCCGGGATCTCATCAAGAAAAAAGTCACCGTTCTCTCCATCATGGCAGGCGCTTTTCAGACGGTGAACTTCAACACCCGCCACCTGGAATACAACGTCATCAAGGACATCCCCTCCGCCCAAAAACTGGCCATCCACTGGCCCACGCCGATTGTCTGGAGCGGATTTGAAATCGGCATCGCCGCCGCCTATCCGCATGTCAGCATTGAACGCGACTTCGATTACGTGGAGCACCACCCCATCAAAGAGGCCTACTACGCCTACAATCCCCCGCCCCATGACCGTCCCACCTGGGACCCCACCTCGGTCCTTTATGCCATCTATCCGGACCGGGGGTACTTTGACCTTTCCCCTGTGGGCGGCGTGACAGTGGAGGACAATGGTGCCACCTGGTACCGCCCTTCCAAAGACGCCAAAGGCCGCCACCGTTACCTCATCATGTCCGCCGACCAGGCCGCCCGAGTGCGTGAAGCCATCGTCCAGCTATGTGTGGAGCCGCCTGCCAAGCGCTGATTACGCATCAGGCACCCGCCACCGACAATCCATGTCGCGTTTCCGTTGAATCAGAAAAAAGATAGTTGGCCCGCTCTTGCATTGCCATCTCGATAGCGTCACGTCGTGGGTTCTAACAACCAACTTACATGGCCAGGAACTCAGCAGCCACCGTCGTCGTCGTGGGGTCCATGAATGTGGACCTCATCGCCTCCGTGAAAAAATTGCCCGGCGCGGGAGAAACCGTCTCGGCCTCATCCTTGGAAAAACGGTTCGGTGGCAAAGGAGCCAACCAGGCCCTGGCCGCAGCTCGTCACGGGGCGCAGGTCACCCTCATCGGCTGCCTGGGAGATGACCCGGATGGCCGCGACTACCGCAACCACCTCCGGCGGGAAGGCATCAATTGCAGCGCCGTGAACACCGTGCGCGGCGGCACCGGCAATGCCTTCATCGCGGTGGATGCCAAGGGGGAAAACCAGATCATTGTCATCCCAGGGGCCAATGCCGCCCTCACCGCACCATCGCTGAAAATGCAGCGCTCCCGCATTGAGGTGGCCAAGGCTCTGCTCATCCAGCTTGAAGTGCCCCTGGATACCGTCGTGGAGGCCATCAAGCTGGCCAATGGCCGGGAAGTCCCCGTCGTCTTCAATCCCTCCCCCATCACGCCTGAATTTCCCTGGGGGGAGGTCACCATCAATGTCCTCATCGTCAATGCCGGGGAAGCCCGCCAGATCTTTGACGCCGATGTGGAGGAAATCAGCAACCAACTTGAGGCGTGGAAAGAGCGCATCGCTCAGAAAAAGATACGCACCCTTATCATCACCCGGGGTGAAAAATCCACCCTGGTACTCAGCGATTCCGGCTTGAAAAAAGTCGCCACCCACAAGATCAAGGCCGTGGATACCGTCGGTGCGGGAGACACCTTCGCCGGAGCCTTCACCACCCAGCTGGCGGAAGGCACCCCCATTCTGGAATGCGTGCGCTGGGCCAACGTCGCCGGGGCTCTGGCCACCCTTAAAGTGGGTGCCCAGGAAGGCGTCCCCCACCGGGGAGATGTCCAGAGCGCCCTGAACGCCTGAACTCTCCCCGCATGGAGCACGGGCGAGACGCCCGTGTCTGAAGAGATCAGAAATTCCACTGAAGCTGCAGGCCCAGTCGGTCCGCATTGTTCACTTCATCATACGGGGCCACCGCCGTATTCGTGCGGGCAAAGGTATGCGTATACATCAGCACCAGCTCCAGCTCTGGCACGGGTGACCATTCCAGGCCGATATCCAGCTCCGAGACATTGTCGCAGGGAGAGTTTGTGCCAAATTTACGCCCGCCCTCATAGTGGTTATAGCGTACAAAAGGCAGCCAGTTGCTCTTTCCGTCCTGGATACGATAGCTGGCCTGCACATACCCGCCCTGCAGGGGGGCCGTCTCAATGGATTTCATATCATTCGTGAGCTGCGGCCCCTGTCCCCAGGCCCATTCGGCCTCGATCCCGAAAGGTTGCGGATAAAGCACATAGGTCAGTGCCGCCCGCTGGTCCGTGTTCCCCCGCGCGGGTGAAGATGGCGTGCCAGATCCAGGAATATTGGAGACGCGGGAGACAAAACTGCCGGTATAACCCTGCACGCCAAATTCCATGATCTGTCCGTTTTTGAACTCCACCGGATAAGAGAACCGCGCCACATAATGCGGCTGGCCGTTAAGGTCGCTCCGGTTCAGGCCCTGGCCGGAATACGCACCAATGCCGAACACCCCATAATCGCCGGAGCCTTTGAGCCCCTCTTTGACCAGTCTGCTGAAGAGCTTACGCTTCTCCTTCGGTGCCCAATAGAAGTAAGCCCCGATGTCACGCTCCCCTTCCACCGCCGAATTCAGCGCATCCGGACGCTCCAGGGCTGCACGGTTCTGGCTGGACTGAAGGTTGACGAAGCCAAAGGGAACCTTCGACTGGCCCACCCGGAAGCGGAATTCCTTGTCCGTATCCAGGGCGATATCCGCATAAAGGTCGCGCATTTGCAGCACATAATCTCCACTGCCATTGGAAGCATTGTAATCCGACTGCGCATAAAGGTAAACGTGATCGGACACATCTCCGCTGAGAATCAGACGTCCCCGGCGGATCATGAAGGACTCCGTATCACTCACGGAGCGGTCATTCGGGACGTTTAATCCATCGGAATTTTCTCCATATAGAGCATGGTACCGCAACTGCACGTATCCGCGGAAGCTCAGATTCTCATACCATTTATCCTCCAGCATCCTGTCCATCAGCTCCTTCGGGGTTTCAGCAGACAGTTTGTCCAGCTCAGCCAGGGACTGGCGGCTTTCGGCGATCTGGGCATCCAGCGCTTTCATTTCCGCCTCGGTTTCGGAAATCCGGCGGTCCATGGCATCCAGCCTTTCCATCGAAGGCTGCTCCACGGGAGCAACCGCTGCCACAGCGGGAGGAGTGGAGGCGGCTTTGGCCTCGTCTGCCTGCGCAACGATGACTAACTGGTCATATTCCTCCTGAGAGATGGAGCCTTTGGCCTTCAGAATCTCAAACAACTTAAGCAAGGCAGCATTGTCAGCCATTACCCGGGGGGGCAACGCAAGGGTGCCGAGAGTGCAGACGACAGTCAAAGCCCGGAGGCTTTGTGACAACTTAGACAGAACGGTGGTGGGCATGCGGTTTCGCAGTGACATGACTGTCACATGGAAAGATTTTGCCCGAATGCGTACCGATGCTCTGTGACATGTTCGTCACATTTGCCGTCAAAAACGCCTGTTTTGTGACAAAGCACCGTCACAAAGCCCGAAAAACGTCACACAAGTTGATCCGCCGCAACTTTTCCCTAGCATGACCGCATGGAACGCAAACGACTTGGAAAAAGCGGCATTGTGGTGACAGACATCTGCATGGGGACCATGACCTTTGGTCTCCAGGCGGACGAGGCCACCTCATTCGCCGTCATGGACCGGGCTTATGAGGCGGGAATTGACTTCTTCGACGCGGCGGAAATGTACCCCGTCCCACCCAGCGCAGAGCGTTTTGGCATCACCGAACAGATCGTCGGCCGGTGGCTGAAAACGAAAAACCGTGGCGAGGTCATCCTCGCCACCAAGATCACCGGGCCCGGCCACGGCTGGTTCCGCCCGCCAATACGCGGCGGTTTTACGGCATTGGACCGCCGGCAGATCTTCCAGGCCTGCGAGGACAGCCTGCGCCGCCTGCAGACCGACTACATTGACCTCTACCAGACCCACTGGCCCGACCATGGCATGCGCCAGGAGGACACCCTGGAAGCCCTCACTGACCTGGTAAAACAGGGAAAAGTCCGCGCCATCGGCTGCAGCAATGAAACCAGCTGGGGCCTCATGAAAAACCTCTGGGCCTCCGAAAAGCACCACCTGGCCCGCTTTGACACCGTCCAGAACAACTTCTCCCTCATCAACCGCCGCTGCCAGAACGAGCTGGCCCAGGTCTGCCGGATGGAAGGCGTCAGCCTCCTGCCCTATTCCCCCCTCGGCGGAGGCGTGCTGACCGGCAAATACAATGGCGGCGCCCTCCCGCCCGGAGCACGTTTTAGCGAATACCTCGTCAATGGGGGTGAGCGCCAGCAGCGAATGGCCCGGCGTTTTGTCAATGACCGCAGCCTGGCCACCACCGCCCGGCTGATGGAAATCGCCGCCGATATCGGCACAAGCGTGACCGCCCTCTCGGTAGCCTGGAGCCGTCAGCATGACTTCGTTGCTTCCACCATCATTGGCGCCACCACCGTGGACCAGCTCAATGAAAGCCTGCAGGCAGCGGAACTGATCCTCGATGCGGAAACCCTTCGCCGCATTGACGAAGTTGAGGTCGAAATTCCCAATCCCATGACTGAAGACGGCCTCAGGCGGCTCTAAACCCCTGCGAAAAAACGCCCCGCATGAAAAAAAAGCTCCTCTTCACCGCCTTCGCGTTGGGGATTGTGCTGGGAACTGCGGCCCTATGGTGGCATTGGCGTAGCGTTCAAGAAGCCAGCACCCGGGCGATCGTCGAAGCCGGCATGCAGCGTCAGCAGCAAGCCGCAGAAGGAAGTTCCCATCTTCCTGGCGATGACATCCTGAAAAATTATGCCCTCCCAGCCACCCGGCCCCAGGAGGACCTGGAAGCCCTGGCCCATACCTTTTCCAATCTTTTCCTCCTGGTTAAAGGCGATGCCCCTTTCCACATGGGAGCCAATGAGGAATTTGCCGCCGCTTTGCGTGGCAAGAACCGTGCAAAATTGCGTTTCCTTTCGGATGGTCACCGAGCGTTGAATGCCCGGTCACAGCTTGTTGACCGATGGGGCACACCTCTTCACTTCCATGTCGTTGCCCATGACCGGGTGGACATCCGCAGTGCCGGGCCTGACCGCCAGATGTGGACGGAGGATGATCTCCACCGCCAACATGATGGCACCTTTTTGAAGGGCAAATCGTTGAATCCGCCAAGTCTTCTCAAAGAACCGGCACCTGGCCGGCGGCGTTAATGACATGTGACTCCCCATGCTGCCACCTCACAAACGGCTTGCAGCCGGGCATGCAAACCCCTTTGATGCGGGCGACCCATGCAAGACCTTGCTTTTACCCTGCCAGACCTCAGCGGCATCCTGGAAAGTGTGAAGAGCACTTTCTCTGGGAGCAGCATGACGGCGGGAGGTCTGGCCCTGGTCGCCTTCCTGGCTGGCCTTGCTTTTGCACGCGGCATCGTCTCCCAAATTCTCACCATGCTCAGCCTCGGGCTGTCCGTCATGGCCGGGCTCTACATCTTCCGCCATCGTGCCGAAGTCTTCGGGGCCTATGGGGCCAACATGAGTACGGACACCCTGCTCATCATGTCCGGGGCTGCGGCACTCCTGACCTTTTTCCTCGCCCGTGCCCTGATCAACATCATCGCCGGCTTTGGTTTGCTCACCTTTCTGGCCAGCATCACCGGCTGGAAGGCGGGGCTTCTCAGCCTGCTGCCCTCGGGCGTTCTCGTCTGGCTCAGCACGATGGTGCTGCGCCTGGTCGGAAGTGTTTACGGTCTGGAAAACGCCTCCATCCAGCAGTCTGGCAAAGGTGAAAAGAGCGACTTTGGTGCCTGGGTACAACAGCTCGCCCAAAAGGTGGACCACACCTCCTTCGGCCGTTTTGCCGAAAAGATGGATCCCTATGACTTCCGCGCAACTGCCAATCTGGCCCGCCTCCTCATCCTCTGGCCGGATGGCCGTGTCTGGCAGCAGATCGCCGCCAAAGGCCCGAATACAGCCCAGGCGCTAAATCATCCGGAAATTGCCGCCCTGGGTCGCGATGAAAAAGTCCGGCAGGCCATTTCCCGCCAGGACTTTGCCGGCCTCATGCAGCTTCCCCAGGTCGTCAGTGCCGCCAGCAACCCGGAGCTGGAGCCTTTTCTCAAGGGCCTGGCGCTGGAGCAGGCCATGGACAGCATCGTCTATCAGCGGCGTTGATGTGATTCAGTGATCATTGCTTCCACCTGGAGTCATTTACCCTTCTTGGCTCCCCTCTTTGGCTTGCCATACATCACCTTCTTTGGTTTCGGCAGCACGCCGCCATCGTCGGTGCTCAAGCCAGCCTGTTTTTTCAATTCGCGAATCTGGTCGCGCAGAAGCGCGGCTCGCTCAAACTCGAGCTTCGTCGCCGCCTCAGCCATTTCGCCTTCCAGTTCTCGAATGACTTCGGTGACCGCATAGTCCGCGCCACCGCCTTCGCGCAGGACATTTTCTTCCATCTCCTTGGCCTTGCCCAGGGTCTGCAAGGACTCCTGCACGGCCCGCTTCACCGTCTGCGGAGTGATGCCAAATTTTTCGTTATGGTCCGTCTGCACTTGGCGGCGATAAGTGCTGATGCTGAGCAGCGCGCGAATGCTCTGCGTCTCGATATCCGCAAAAAGCACCACCTCCCCGCCGACATGTCGTGCCGCTCGTCCGGCTGTCTGAATAAGCGAAGTCTCACTGCGCAGGAAGCCTTCTTTGTCTGCATCCAGGATGCATACCAGGCTGACTTCTGGCAGGTCCAGCCCCTCACGCAGGAGGTTGATGCCCACCAGCACATCGCAGTCACCTTTGCGCAGGCTGCGCAGGATCTCCACGCGCTCGATCGCATCAATGTCGCTGTGCAAGTAGCGGACCTTCATGTCCAGGTTGCGCAGGTAATCCGTCAGATCTTCCGCTGTGCGTTTGGTCAGGGTGGTGACCAGCACGCGCTCCCCTTTTTCAATGCGCTGGCGGCACAGCTCGATGGTTTCATCAATCTGGCCCTTTAGCGGCTTGATGGTGATGATAGGATCCAGCAAACCGGTGGGCCGGATGATCTGCTCCACCACCAGCGGTTTGCCCTTCGTCACCACATCGAACTTTTCCACCGGCTGGGCATTGCCGCTGACCCGCACGGCCACGCCCGGCAGCGCTGCGGGCACCCCTTCCTCCTGGCCGATGCGCTCGCGCTTGTGCGGGATGTAGGTTTCATTTCCCACCACGCTGTTTTCAATTTCAAAACGCGCGGGCGTGGCGCTCACATAAACAAGCTGGCCCACCGCATCCATGAACTCTGGGAACTTCAGCGGCCGGTTGTCCAAGGCACTCGGCAGACGGAAGCCATGCTCCACCAGTGTCGTCTTGCGCGAGCGATCCCCCTCATACATGCCGCCGATCTGCGGAATGGTGGCGTGGCTTTCATCCACCAGGCACAGGAAGTCATCCGGGAAGAAATCCAGCAGCGTGCCCGGCGTGGCCCCCGGCACGCGGCCTGTGAGATGGCGGCTGTAGTTTTCGATGCCCTGGCAGAAGCCCATTTCCTGCATCATCTCGATGTCATGCTCCGTGCGCATCTTCAGCCGCTGGGCTTCGAGAAGTTTGCCCTCCTTTTCAAAGGCCGCCACACAGCCCTCCATCTCCTCGCGGATCTTCACCACGGCCTTCCTCAGCTTGTCACCCGGCGTAACAAACTGTTTCGCAGGGAAAATGGTGTAGCTGTTCATCTTCAGCGTCACCGTGCCAGTCAGTACGTCCACCGCACTGATGCGCTCAATCTCATCGCCAAAAAACTCAATGCGAATGGCCTCGCTGTCCAGGTAGGCCGGGATGACCTCCACCACATCACCCCGGGCGCGGAAGCTGCCGCGCTTGAGCTGGATGTCATTGCGCTCATACAGCATGTCCACCAGCTTCGTGAGGAAGGTCTCTCGCGTCATCTGCTGGCCTACATGAATGGGCACCATCATGCCTTCATAATCCTCAGGCGATCCCAAACCGTATATGCAGGATACGCTGGCGATCACCACGACGTCCTTGCGGGTGATCAGCGCGCCCATGGTCGAAAGCCGCAGGCGCTCGATCTCGTCATTGATGCTGCTGTCTTTCTCAATGTACGTGTCCGTGCGCGGGATGTAGGCCTCCGGCTGGTAATAATCGAAGTAGCTCACAAAATACTCCACCGCATTGTTCGGGAAGAAGTTCTTAAACTCCGAATAGAGCTGCGCCGCCAGCGTCTTGTTGTG
Encoded proteins:
- a CDS encoding sugar ABC transporter substrate-binding protein; protein product: MKLLSRLLLTSLVLGLCACKPTSPESSTPGKPKIALVMKSLANEFFSNMAEGAKKHQAAHSDEYELLVGGIKNETDLTEQVNLVEQMTAQGAKAIVIAPADSKALIPALKRAQQAGVLVINIDNKLDAEVLKQAELSVPFVGPDNREGAKRVGEVLAKKLPAGAEVAIIEGVTTAFNGQQRRAGFEDAMKAAGMNIVAVQSGQWEMEKASNIASGILSAHPNVKALLCANDNMALGAAAAVQSAGKTGQVLIVGFDNISALKPLLTDGRVTATADQHADQLAVFGIEAALKVIQGGASPEDQTTTVDVIEK
- a CDS encoding ABC transporter permease, whose protein sequence is MNLRRWTDFLVLLAVWAGMILLFGLLRDSFFSAATLGSVANRIPALALVATGMTLVMVTGGIDLSVGSVLGLCGAVVGVVMADWQWGLPGALLASLVVGTLVGSINGVVSVKLRLPSFIVTLGMLEIARGLAFLTTDSQTKYIGAPVESLGAPIGGWVISPAFIIALIVVACGQIMLSHMALGRHLLAIGANREAALISGVPVDRPRILAHALLGTLTGLAAVFNCSRLGSADPNAGIGFELSAIAAVVVGGTSLMGGRGSVIKSLLGVLIIATLEAGLVQIGASEPIKRVVTGAVIVAAVLADGWRRK
- a CDS encoding PDDEXK nuclease domain-containing protein, which gives rise to MKTKKTSSSSAKQQGYKHLVTAITRLSLKMSHRVASVANQGLVLRNWTVGAYIVEFEQGGADRAKYGERLLEKLAEDLAKKNLRGLDERTLRHCRAFSQMYPQLRFSLNPQWTDQLSKDPVVKILASIDDPKLLEIRCPADPELKQPIRGPLVPELPTLLPTEFVIELGWAKLLEFMRISDPWKRAFYENQCLSEKWSKRELQRQIESLLYERTGLSTHKKAVIERARKQAGSAAPESIAELMRDPYILEFTGLAERPEYSENDLESALLDHLQRFLLELGNGFCFEARQFRMTEGRKHHRVDLVFYHRVLRCHVLLDLKTRAFKPEDAGQMNFYLNWFKARMKQETDIPPVGILLCTDKEGTEVEFATAGMDQKLFVSRYLTALPTADQLKNLVEADRAQMQPKSDRRRPL
- a CDS encoding nucleoside hydrolase, which codes for MQHILLTLLLTTALCHAAPVKLIFDTDMGNDVDDAMALAMIHNLQKRGACELLAVTITKDHPQAASFVDAVNTFYGYPDVPIGVVRNGVTPEPGKYNLIADQKNADGTFRYPHDLLSGTDAPEAVGLLRKVLAAQPDQSVALTQVGFFTNFVRLLDSKPDDHSPLSGRDLIKKKVTVLSIMAGAFQTVNFNTRHLEYNVIKDIPSAQKLAIHWPTPIVWSGFEIGIAAAYPHVSIERDFDYVEHHPIKEAYYAYNPPPHDRPTWDPTSVLYAIYPDRGYFDLSPVGGVTVEDNGATWYRPSKDAKGRHRYLIMSADQAARVREAIVQLCVEPPAKR
- a CDS encoding ribokinase; the encoded protein is MARNSAATVVVVGSMNVDLIASVKKLPGAGETVSASSLEKRFGGKGANQALAAARHGAQVTLIGCLGDDPDGRDYRNHLRREGINCSAVNTVRGGTGNAFIAVDAKGENQIIVIPGANAALTAPSLKMQRSRIEVAKALLIQLEVPLDTVVEAIKLANGREVPVVFNPSPITPEFPWGEVTINVLIVNAGEARQIFDADVEEISNQLEAWKERIAQKKIRTLIITRGEKSTLVLSDSGLKKVATHKIKAVDTVGAGDTFAGAFTTQLAEGTPILECVRWANVAGALATLKVGAQEGVPHRGDVQSALNA
- a CDS encoding porin, encoding MLKLFEILKAKGSISQEEYDQLVIVAQADEAKAASTPPAVAAVAPVEQPSMERLDAMDRRISETEAEMKALDAQIAESRQSLAELDKLSAETPKELMDRMLEDKWYENLSFRGYVQLRYHALYGENSDGLNVPNDRSVSDTESFMIRRGRLILSGDVSDHVYLYAQSDYNASNGSGDYVLQMRDLYADIALDTDKEFRFRVGQSKVPFGFVNLQSSQNRAALERPDALNSAVEGERDIGAYFYWAPKEKRKLFSRLVKEGLKGSGDYGVFGIGAYSGQGLNRSDLNGQPHYVARFSYPVEFKNGQIMEFGVQGYTGSFVSRVSNIPGSGTPSSPARGNTDQRAALTYVLYPQPFGIEAEWAWGQGPQLTNDMKSIETAPLQGGYVQASYRIQDGKSNWLPFVRYNHYEGGRKFGTNSPCDNVSELDIGLEWSPVPELELVLMYTHTFARTNTAVAPYDEVNNADRLGLQLQWNF
- a CDS encoding aldo/keto reductase — its product is MERKRLGKSGIVVTDICMGTMTFGLQADEATSFAVMDRAYEAGIDFFDAAEMYPVPPSAERFGITEQIVGRWLKTKNRGEVILATKITGPGHGWFRPPIRGGFTALDRRQIFQACEDSLRRLQTDYIDLYQTHWPDHGMRQEDTLEALTDLVKQGKVRAIGCSNETSWGLMKNLWASEKHHLARFDTVQNNFSLINRRCQNELAQVCRMEGVSLLPYSPLGGGVLTGKYNGGALPPGARFSEYLVNGGERQQRMARRFVNDRSLATTARLMEIAADIGTSVTALSVAWSRQHDFVASTIIGATTVDQLNESLQAAELILDAETLRRIDEVEVEIPNPMTEDGLRRL
- a CDS encoding excinuclease ABC subunit UvrB, with amino-acid sequence MSSPFQLNREYEPKGDQAQAIAKLVKSVRAGNRHQTLLGVTGSGKTYTMANIIAEVGKPALVFSHNKTLAAQLYSEFKNFFPNNAVEYFVSYFDYYQPEAYIPRTDTYIEKDSSINDEIERLRLSTMGALITRKDVVVIASVSCIYGLGSPEDYEGMMVPIHVGQQMTRETFLTKLVDMLYERNDIQLKRGSFRARGDVVEVIPAYLDSEAIRIEFFGDEIERISAVDVLTGTVTLKMNSYTIFPAKQFVTPGDKLRKAVVKIREEMEGCVAAFEKEGKLLEAQRLKMRTEHDIEMMQEMGFCQGIENYSRHLTGRVPGATPGTLLDFFPDDFLCLVDESHATIPQIGGMYEGDRSRKTTLVEHGFRLPSALDNRPLKFPEFMDAVGQLVYVSATPARFEIENSVVGNETYIPHKRERIGQEEGVPAALPGVAVRVSGNAQPVEKFDVVTKGKPLVVEQIIRPTGLLDPIITIKPLKGQIDETIELCRQRIEKGERVLVTTLTKRTAEDLTDYLRNLDMKVRYLHSDIDAIERVEILRSLRKGDCDVLVGINLLREGLDLPEVSLVCILDADKEGFLRSETSLIQTAGRAARHVGGEVVLFADIETQSIRALLSISTYRRQVQTDHNEKFGITPQTVKRAVQESLQTLGKAKEMEENVLREGGGADYAVTEVIRELEGEMAEAATKLEFERAALLRDQIRELKKQAGLSTDDGGVLPKPKKVMYGKPKRGAKKGK